Genomic DNA from Burkholderia plantarii:
GGCCCGGGCGAGGCGGCGCGAATCGTGACGACCCCGCGCCGGGCCGGCCGGATCGGCCCGGTTCAGCGCCGCCGACGAACGCCCGCGAGCGCCCCCGCGGGCGTGTCTAAATCTCGCCAATCATGGCCGGTATTCGTGAAATTGTGTACGGAGCCTAGTAAGATGGCGCCCTATCGACACTCGCCGACCCACAATGAGCAATAACCTCAACGTTCTCGAAGAGCAACTGCGCGAACTCGACCAGCAAATCGCGCACGCCAAGTCCGAAGGCAAGCAGGCACTGCTCGCGAACCTGCAGGAGCAGGTGCAGCAGTACGGCATCACCGAGGACGAATTGCTGCGTGCCGCCGGGTTCCGTCAGGCACAAAAGGTGCGCAAGGCCGCGCCGGCTAAATATTATGATCCGTCGTCGGGCCATTCGTGGTCCGGCCGCGGCCCGCGCCCGAAGTGGCTGCAGGGCAAGGAACTGGACGACTACCTGATCGACCGCGCGCCGAAGCCCTGGTGGCCCGGCGAGGACTGACCCGGCGGCGCCGCGCGCGGCGCCCGTGTTACGCGATACCCCGGCCGCCCATGACGCGCGCCGGCCGCGCGACGGCCTACCCGGCCCGCGCCTGATTCTTTTTTCGCCCGACGCGACGGATTTCCCGGCGTGCTCCGTTTAACGGAGAACTTCCACGCCGGCAGGACTCCGTATGAACGCTCCGCCCAACCCGCATGCCGCGGCGATCGCCGTGAACCGCTTCGGCCTCGGCGCCCGCCCCGACGAGCCGGCCCCGGCCGATCCGGCCGGCTGGCTGCTCGACCAGTTCTCCCGCTACGAACCGCGCCCCGCCGCCTGGGCCGACGCCCCCGGCGCGGTCGCGCTCGCCACGCGCTTCGGCGACGAGCGCGGCCGGCTGCGCGCCGGGGCCGCCGCCTCGACTCCCGCCTCGACTCCCGCCTCGACTCCTGCCTCGACTCCGCCGACGGCGACGCTGGCAGCCGCCGCGTCGGGCCCGGCCGCCGCCTCGGCGCAAGCGATTCGTCAGACCGTCAACCAGACGATCCGCCGCGAAAGCGTGGAGGTCTACCGCGACGCGGTGGACGCGCGCGTCGAGAGCGCGCTCGTCACGCCCGCGCCGTTCGTCGAGCGGCTCGTGCATTTCTGGGCCAACCATTTCGCGGTGTCGGTCGACAAAGGCCAGGTGGCCGGGCTGGCCGGCGCGTTCGAAATGGAAGCGATCCGCCCGCACGTGCTCGGCCGCTTCGAGGATCTGCTGGTGGCGGCCGAGCGCCATCCGGCGATGCAGCTGTTCCTCGACCAGACCCGCTCGGTCGGCCCCGACAGCCGCGCCGCGCTGCGCGCCGACGCGCGCGACCCGGCCCGCAGGCGCGGCCTCAACGAAAACCTCGCGCGCGAGATCATGGAGCTGCACACGCTCGGCGCGCGCAGCGGCTACACCCAGGCCGACGTCACCGAGTTCGCGCGCGCGCTCACCGGCTGGAGCGTGGCGGGACCGCGCGGCCCGCAGCCCGGCAATGCGCCGCCCGGCGCGTTCGTGTTCCGCCCGGCGCTGCACGAGCCCGGCACGCGCACCGTGCTGGGCCGCCGCTACGATCAGGCAGGCGAAGCACAGGCGCTGGCGATCCTGCAGGATCTCGTGCGCGCGCCCGCCACCGCCCGCCACCTGGCGTTCCAGCTCGGCCGTCATTTCGTTGCCGACGATCCCCCCGCCGCGCTGACCGAGCGCCTCGCGCGCGCCTTCGAGCAGAGCGGCGGCGACCTGCCCGCCGTCTATCGCGCGCTGGTCGGGTCGCCCGAGGCGTGGGCGCCGTCCGCGACCAAGTTCAAGACGCCGTGGGACTGGGCCGTGTCGTCGCTGCGCGGGCTCGGCTGGACCACGCTCGGCAACCTGCGCGCCGCGCCGCTGCTGACCCAGCTCGGCCAGCCGGTCTGGCGGCCGGGCTCGCCCGCCGGCTACGACGACGTGGCCGCCAGCTGGGCCGCGCCCGACGCGCTGGTGAGGCGCGTCGAGATCGCCCAGCGGCTCGCCGCACGCACCGGCGAGCGCGCCGATCCGCGCACGCTCGGCACCGCGCTGTTCGCGGGCACGCTGAGCGAGTCCACCGCCACCGCCGTGTCGCGCGCCGAAAGCACCACCACCGCGCTCGCGCTGCTGCTCGTCTCGCCCGACTTCCAACGGAGATAACGCCATGGAGCCCACCCGCCGCCGATTCCTCGGCACCGCCGCCGCGGCCGGCGCGCTGCTCGTCGCGCCGCGCCTCGTGTTCGCCAACGTCGCGAGCGATCGCCGCTTCGTGTTCGTGATCCAGCGCGGCGCCGCCGACGGCCTGAACATCGTCGTGCCGTATGCCGACCCCGCCTACGCGAGCCTGCGCGGCGAACTCGCGATCGACGCCGCGAAGGCGACGCGGCTCGACGGCACGTTCGCGCTGCACCCCTCGCTCACGCAGACGGCCGCGATGTACGCCGGCGGCCAGGCGCTGTTCGTCCACGCGATCGCCTCGCCGTATCGCGACCGCTCGCATTTCGACGGCCAGAACGTGCTCGAGACCGGCGGCCTCGCGCCGTACCAGGTGAAGGACGGCTGGCTGAACCGGCTCGCGGCGATGCTGCCGGCCACGCGCGAGAACGCGATCGCGCTCGCGCCCACGGTCCCGGCCGCGCTGCGCGGCGCCGCGCGCGTCACCTCGTATGCGCCGTCGGGGCTGCCCGACGCGCCCGACGATCTGCTCACGCGCGTCGGCGCGCTCTACGAACGCGACGCGCAGCTCGCGCCGCTATGGGCCTCGGCGATGGCCGCGCGCGGGCTGGCCGGCGACGCGCACGCGCGCCAGGACCCGGCCGGCGTCGGCAAGCTGGCGGCCGGCTTCCTCGCGCGCGACGACGGCCCGCGCATCGCGATGATCGAGACCGGCGGCTGGGACACGCACAGCGCGCAGAACCCGCGCCTCGCGAACGTGCTGAAGGGGCTCGACGCGATGCTCGCCGCGCTGCGCGACGGGCTCGGCCCGGTCTGGCGCGACACCACCGTGGTGGTGGCCACCGAGTTCGGGCGCACCGCCGCCGCGAACGGCACCGGCGGCACCGATCACGGCCAGGGGTCGGTAGCGATGCTGCTCGGCGGCGCGGTGGCGGGCGGGCGCGTGATCGCCGACTGGCCGGGCCTGGGCGGCGCCGATCTCTACGAAGGGCGCGACCTCAAGCCGACCGCCTCGCTCGACGCGCTGATCGCCGGGGCGGCGGCCGAGACGCTGCGGCTCGATCCGCAGCGCACGGCCGCGACGCTGTTCGGGCAGGCCGGCGCGCGGCGCGCGACGACGGGCCTCGTGCATGCCTGAGCCTCGGGGCGCGGGTTCGCGGGTTCGCAAATCCACGAAGCACTTCATTCATTTCCGACGACGACAGTCCCGGGAGGACGACCCATCATGACGATTCGATCGCGATCCGCCGCCGCGTTCGCCGCCTGCGCCTGCGCGGCCCTGCTTTGCGCCTGCGTCGTGGAGCCGGCGCGCCCGCCGCAGCCCGCGCCGCGCGTCGAGGTGATGCCCGCGCCGCCCGCGCCAGGCTATCGCTGGGTGAAGGGCCACTATCGATGGGAAGGCAATCACTGGGCCTGGGTGCCGGGCCATTGGGTGGCAGCGTATTGAGGATTTCCCGAGGTTCGCGGCGGGATCCGGATCGTTCGGGATACTGAACATGATCGAGGAGGAGATCGCCGGGTGCCGCGTCGTGCCGCTGTCGGCGGTGGGGCGGCCGGGCCGTTCGGCTGCCGGCCCGCCGTCGCGCCCGAACGGCGCGGCAGCGACCACGTGGCCGCCCTCATCGCCTGGCCGCGCGAACAGGCGGCCCGGCGCGGCTGAGCCGGGCGGTTCAATCACGGCCCGAGCCGCGTCCTCATCGGCAACCCATGCCGCGGCGGCCGGCGCGACGGCCCGCCGCCGCTTGCCGCGCCCGCCGCGTCAGAACTTCTCGACCCAGGGGCGCACCTCCAGCTCCCACGACCAGGCGCTGCGATGCTGGCGCAGCAGATCGAGGCAGGCCTGCGCGATCGCGTCGGGATCGAGCGTGCTATCGGGCGCGTCGGCCGGATCGATGCGGCTCGCCGAGCGCACCGCGCCGTCCACCACGAGATGGGCGACATGGATGCCCTGCGGCGCGAGTTCGCGCGCGGCGCTCTGCGCGAGCCCGCGCAACGCGAACTTGCCCATCGCGAACGGCGCCGACAGCGCGAAGCCCTTCACGCCGGCCGTCGCGCCGGTCAGCAGAATCGCGCCGCGGCCGGCCGGCAGCATGCGCCGCGCGGCCTGCTGCACCGCATGGAACGCGCCGAACGCCGTCACCGCCACCGCCTGCTCGACCGCCGCCGCGTCGAGTTCGGCGATCGGCCCGCGCAGCCGCCCGCTCGCGTTGTAGACCACGATTTCCGGCGCGCCGATGCGCGCCTCGGTCTCGGCAAACAGCCGCTCGACCTGGGCCGCGTCGGCGGCGTCGACGGGCAGCGCGATCGCGCCGGTCTGCTCGACGAGCGGCGCGAGCTTGGCCGTGTCGCGCGCGGCGATCACGACCGGCAGCCCGGCCGCGCGCAGCTGCCGCGTGAGCGATGCGCTGATGCCGGGGCCGCCCCCGATGATGAGGGCGTTGCGGTACGGAATGTCGTTCATGGTGTCTCCGGAAGAAGAAAGCGGCGGGATCGCGCGCCGGCACGGGCGCTCGCGATCGGGCCATGGCGCGGGGCGGCATGCGCGCCGCGCGCCGGCCCGCTCCGCAGAGCATAGGCCAACGCCGCGGTGCCTGCAGGCGGGCGCCGCCGGGGCCGGCGAGCGGCCGACGCACGGCGCATTGCATGCGCCGCGCCGGCTTGTCCGGCCCCCGGGCGCGCATTGTTCGCGATTCGCGGATTGTGAGTCACCGCGGCCGGACTTCCGCGCGGCGGCGCGCTTGCGCAGAATCGCGGCAGCCCTGTCCGGCGCCGCTCGCGCCCGTTCCCGCAAGGACGTCCATGCAACTCCACTGCTTCCGGCTTTCCGGCCATTCGCACCGGGTCCGCCTGTTCCTGTCGATCCTCGGCCTCGCGCACCAGACGATCGAGGTGGACCTCCCGTCCCGTGCGCACAAAACGCCGGCCCATCTGCGCCTCAATCCGTTCGGTCAGGTGCCGGTGCTGGTCGACGGCGAGACCGTGATCGCCGATTCCACGGCGATCCTCGTCTATCTCGCCAAGCGCTACGCGCCGCCGGGCTGGCTGCCCGACGATCCGGCCGGCGCGGCGCGCGTGCAGCGCTGGCTGTCGGTGGCGTCGGGCGAGGTCGCGCACGGGCTCGCGGCGGCGCGCCAGATCGTGCTGTTCGGGCTGCCGCGCGAGCCCGACGAGGCGATCGCCCGCGCGCACGCGACGCTCGCCGTGCTCGACGCGGAGCTGGCGCGGCAAGACTGGCTCGCCGGCGAGGCGCCGAGCATCGCCGACCTCGCGCTGTACGCCTACGTGGAGCGGGCGCCGGAGGGCAACGTCGAGCGCTCGGCCCACGCCAACGTGAGCCGCTGGCTGCGCCGCGTGGAGGCGCTGCCCGGCTTCGTGCCATTCCCGCGCTCGCCGGTCGGGCTCGACGCGCCGGAACGCGCCGCGCGCGAGGCGCACGGGCTCGCGGCCGGACGCTGACGCCAGCCTGCTTCCTGGAGAGATTCCATGGAACACGCATCGATTGAACACGGCTGGGCCGATCTCGTCGCGCCGTCGCGGCGCGCGGATGATGTCATCGATTTGAGCGGCCCGCGCGACGCGCGCCGGACCGGCATCGTTGGGATCGCGCCTCGGCATGCCTGGCCGCTCGGCGCGGGCGGGCGACACGACCCGCACCTGCTGGCCGGCGACTTCGCGATCCGGTTCGCGCCGGCCGTGTTTCGGGCCGGCGCGCGGGGCGCGCGGCCGCGGGTCCAGCGTGAACCGGCCGATGCGGGCGACGCGGCGGACCACGCGAGTCCGCGCCACGGCCTGCCCTGCATGCCGCGCGCCGCGTCGCGCGTCTGGCGCCCCGGTCGCAATCCGCTGTCGCGGGTGGCCACGCTCGCGAGCGGCAGCCACCACGCGAGCCGGGTCGCGTGGCAGCCCGGCGCGCGAACGTTCGACCACGCGCATGCGGCCGGCGAGGAGTTGCGCGTGCCGAGCGGCGAGTTGCGCGACGGCGACGCGCGACACCGGGCCGGCAGCTGGCTGCGCCTGCACCAGGGCGCGAGGCACGCGCCGTTCGCCCACGCGCCTGCCGTCATCCTGCCGCGTCACGGGCATCCGCGGGCCACGGCCGAACCGCGCGCCAACCCGCGCGCGACGGCCGATTCCGGGCCGCCGATCGCGCGGCATTGAGCGCGCCCGACCGGCCGCGAGCCGCCGCCGGTCCCATGCAAAAAAGCCGGCCTTCGCAGGCCGGCATCGACGCACGCCACGCTCGTCGCGACTACCCGCGCGCCGTCGGCGGCACCACCCCGAGTTCGTCGGCCATCTGCGTCAGCGACGCCCAGATCGGCGGGCTCAGCGCGATGTGATCGTGATACTTCAGGCGGTTGCGCGCCTCGTACTCGCCCGGATACTGCACGGGATCGGCGCCGGGCTGCGACGGGCAGGACAGCAGGTATTCGATGAACGCCTCCACCTCCTGCGAGCGCCAGGTGGCCGAGAAATCCACCTGCGGGTTCAGCACGATCGCGAACATGTTGTTGGTCACGGCGCCCTGCCGCGGGTTGCCGGGCTGGATCGTGCCGCCGCCCGACAGCACACCGGCCAGCAGCTCGGCCACCACGCCGAGCGCGTAGCCCTTGTGGGCGCCGAACGGCAGCAGCGAGCCGGGCGGATCGGCCTGCAGCACGTTCGGATCGTCGCTCGGGTAGCCCTGGCCGTCGATCAGCGAGCCCGGCGGCGCCGTCATGCCGTTGGCCGCCAGCACGCGCGCCTTGTTCACGGCGATCGCGCTGGTGGCCATGTCCACCACCAGCGGCGGCCGGTTGTTCGGCAGCGGCCCGGCGAAGCAGAGCGGATTGGTGGTCAGGCGCGCCTGCGCGCCGCCGAACGGCGCCACCATCGGCGCGCGATTGGTGACGTTGGTGAACGCCATGAACACGAGCCCGGCATGCGCGCACATCTCGCCGTACTGGCCCATCCGCCCGAGGTGATGGCTGTTGCGCAGCGTCAGGATGCAGACGCCG
This window encodes:
- a CDS encoding H-NS family nucleoid-associated regulatory protein → MSNNLNVLEEQLRELDQQIAHAKSEGKQALLANLQEQVQQYGITEDELLRAAGFRQAQKVRKAAPAKYYDPSSGHSWSGRGPRPKWLQGKELDDYLIDRAPKPWWPGED
- a CDS encoding SDR family NAD(P)-dependent oxidoreductase, with protein sequence MNDIPYRNALIIGGGPGISASLTRQLRAAGLPVVIAARDTAKLAPLVEQTGAIALPVDAADAAQVERLFAETEARIGAPEIVVYNASGRLRGPIAELDAAAVEQAVAVTAFGAFHAVQQAARRMLPAGRGAILLTGATAGVKGFALSAPFAMGKFALRGLAQSAARELAPQGIHVAHLVVDGAVRSASRIDPADAPDSTLDPDAIAQACLDLLRQHRSAWSWELEVRPWVEKF
- a CDS encoding glutathione S-transferase family protein gives rise to the protein MQLHCFRLSGHSHRVRLFLSILGLAHQTIEVDLPSRAHKTPAHLRLNPFGQVPVLVDGETVIADSTAILVYLAKRYAPPGWLPDDPAGAARVQRWLSVASGEVAHGLAAARQIVLFGLPREPDEAIARAHATLAVLDAELARQDWLAGEAPSIADLALYAYVERAPEGNVERSAHANVSRWLRRVEALPGFVPFPRSPVGLDAPERAAREAHGLAAGR
- a CDS encoding DUF1501 domain-containing protein, translating into MEPTRRRFLGTAAAAGALLVAPRLVFANVASDRRFVFVIQRGAADGLNIVVPYADPAYASLRGELAIDAAKATRLDGTFALHPSLTQTAAMYAGGQALFVHAIASPYRDRSHFDGQNVLETGGLAPYQVKDGWLNRLAAMLPATRENAIALAPTVPAALRGAARVTSYAPSGLPDAPDDLLTRVGALYERDAQLAPLWASAMAARGLAGDAHARQDPAGVGKLAAGFLARDDGPRIAMIETGGWDTHSAQNPRLANVLKGLDAMLAALRDGLGPVWRDTTVVVATEFGRTAAANGTGGTDHGQGSVAMLLGGAVAGGRVIADWPGLGGADLYEGRDLKPTASLDALIAGAAAETLRLDPQRTAATLFGQAGARRATTGLVHA
- a CDS encoding cupin domain-containing protein gives rise to the protein MEHASIEHGWADLVAPSRRADDVIDLSGPRDARRTGIVGIAPRHAWPLGAGGRHDPHLLAGDFAIRFAPAVFRAGARGARPRVQREPADAGDAADHASPRHGLPCMPRAASRVWRPGRNPLSRVATLASGSHHASRVAWQPGARTFDHAHAAGEELRVPSGELRDGDARHRAGSWLRLHQGARHAPFAHAPAVILPRHGHPRATAEPRANPRATADSGPPIARH
- a CDS encoding YXWGXW repeat-containing protein, with the protein product MTIRSRSAAAFAACACAALLCACVVEPARPPQPAPRVEVMPAPPAPGYRWVKGHYRWEGNHWAWVPGHWVAAY
- a CDS encoding Ldh family oxidoreductase translates to MQISLNDAITFGKQVLGALKVPDDIADDVARHLVESDRVGYTSHGVSILPTYRKVLEDGRIDPAGRPSVLTDHGSLLLFEGNRGLGQHVGKVVVEQAMTRAFERGVCILTLRNSHHLGRMGQYGEMCAHAGLVFMAFTNVTNRAPMVAPFGGAQARLTTNPLCFAGPLPNNRPPLVVDMATSAIAVNKARVLAANGMTAPPGSLIDGQGYPSDDPNVLQADPPGSLLPFGAHKGYALGVVAELLAGVLSGGGTIQPGNPRQGAVTNNMFAIVLNPQVDFSATWRSQEVEAFIEYLLSCPSQPGADPVQYPGEYEARNRLKYHDHIALSPPIWASLTQMADELGVVPPTARG
- a CDS encoding DUF1800 domain-containing protein, whose protein sequence is MNAPPNPHAAAIAVNRFGLGARPDEPAPADPAGWLLDQFSRYEPRPAAWADAPGAVALATRFGDERGRLRAGAAASTPASTPASTPASTPPTATLAAAASGPAAASAQAIRQTVNQTIRRESVEVYRDAVDARVESALVTPAPFVERLVHFWANHFAVSVDKGQVAGLAGAFEMEAIRPHVLGRFEDLLVAAERHPAMQLFLDQTRSVGPDSRAALRADARDPARRRGLNENLAREIMELHTLGARSGYTQADVTEFARALTGWSVAGPRGPQPGNAPPGAFVFRPALHEPGTRTVLGRRYDQAGEAQALAILQDLVRAPATARHLAFQLGRHFVADDPPAALTERLARAFEQSGGDLPAVYRALVGSPEAWAPSATKFKTPWDWAVSSLRGLGWTTLGNLRAAPLLTQLGQPVWRPGSPAGYDDVAASWAAPDALVRRVEIAQRLAARTGERADPRTLGTALFAGTLSESTATAVSRAESTTTALALLLVSPDFQRR